From one Dermacentor silvarum isolate Dsil-2018 chromosome 3, BIME_Dsil_1.4, whole genome shotgun sequence genomic stretch:
- the LOC119446690 gene encoding stomatin-like protein 2, mitochondrial, which produces MYSVVRATSCRTLLRNVVSATARCSRQRSTTPINTVIMFVPQQEAWVVERMGKFSRILEPGLNLLLPVVDRVRYVQSLKEIAIDIPQQSAITLDNVTLNIDGVLYLKVVDPYRASYGVEDPEFAITQLAQTTMRSELGKIALDSVFKERESLNIAIVDAINKASGAWGIVCLRYEIRDIRLPQRVHEAMQMQVEAERKKRAAVLESEGIREADINVAEGQRRARILASEAEKMELINKAQGEANATLAKAEAKAKALSRIAGSLQQPVGGNAASFMVAEQYVQAFKSLAKEGNTIILPANTGDVSSSVVQAMAIYKNLTHPVKTTQQETGNQSTDSLAEYISDDEDRKDVTDSTKRQT; this is translated from the coding sequence ATGTATTCCGTGGTTAGAGCAACATCCTGCAGAACTCTCCTGCGCAACGTCGTGTCAGCGACTGCTCGTTGCTCGCGACAGAGGTCCACTACTCCCATCAACACTGTGATTATGTTTGTACCTCAACAAGAAGCATGGGTGGTCGAGAGGATGGGAAAGTTCTCGCGAATATTGGAACCCGGCTTGAACTTGCTGCTTCCAGTGGTAGATCGCGTTCGCTATGTCCAGTCTCTCAAAGAAATAGCCATCGACATCCCGCAGCAGTCTGCCATCACGCTGGACAACGTGACGCTCAACATCGACGGAGTTCTCTACCTGAAAGTGGTCGACCCGTACCGGGCGAGCTACGGTGTCGAAGACCCCGAATTTGCCATCACACAGCTCGCGCAGACGACGATGCGTTCTGAGCTGGGCAAGATAGCCCTCGATAGTGTCTTCAAGGAACGGGAGTCGCTCAACATTGCCATTGTGGATGCCATCAACAAGGCGAGCGGTGCCTGGGGCATCGTCTGCCTGCGCTACGAGATCCGCGACATCCGTCTACCACAGCGGGTCCACGAAGCGATGCAGATGCAGGTTGAGGCTGAGCGAAAGAAGAGAGCAGCAGTTTTAGAGTCGGAAGGGATCCGAGAAGCGGATATCAACGTAGCTGAGGGACAGCGCCGTGCGCGTATACTGGCCTCGGAGGCGGAGAAGATGGAGCTCATTAACAAGGCGCAGGGAGAGGCTAATGCCACGCTGGCTAAAGCTGAAGCCAAGGCCAAGGCCCTTAGCAGAATAGCCGGCTCCCTGCAACAACCAGTCGGTGGCAATGCCGCGTCATTTATGGTGGCCGAGCAATACGTGCAAGCCTTCAAGAGTCTCGCTAAGGAAGGCAACACCATCATCCTACCTGCCAACACAGGTGACGTGTCGTCGTCTGTGGTCCAGGCCATGGCCATCTACAAGAACCTCACCCACCCTGTAAAAACAACGCAGCAAGAGACTGGAAACCAGTCCACGGATAGCTTGGCGGAGTACATAAGTGACGACGAGGACAGGAAAGATGTCACGGACTCCACGAAACGCCAGACATAA